A genomic region of Alistipes megaguti contains the following coding sequences:
- the buk gene encoding butyrate kinase, translating into MSYKILAINPGSTSTKVALYEEERPLLDLTLRHSTEELQRFTDVIDQLDWRRGLILSALREANFPLRELSAVIGRGGLIHPIPAGVYEVNSRMRYDLRNAVMKHACNLGGLLAAQIAHMAKVKAYIADPPVVDEMDDTARITGMPMCPRKSVFHALNQKAIARLHCKKTGRTYEETNLIVAHMGGGISVAAHRRGRIVDVNNALDGDGPFAPDRAGSIPSSDLIKVCFSGQYTREELLKYVSSKGGLVAYLGTNSVIQVMERIAQGDQRARKVLDAMCYNISKQIGAMAAVLEGRVDGILLTGGIAYNEPVVEYIRRHCSFIAPVTVYPGENELEALVQNALVVLRGIITPKVYE; encoded by the coding sequence ATGAGCTACAAGATCTTAGCTATAAATCCCGGCTCAACATCCACAAAGGTCGCTCTTTACGAGGAAGAGCGGCCTTTGTTGGATTTGACGCTGCGCCATTCGACCGAGGAGCTGCAACGCTTCACCGACGTCATCGACCAGTTGGACTGGCGGCGGGGATTGATCCTTTCGGCCCTTCGCGAGGCAAACTTTCCGCTTCGCGAACTGTCGGCCGTCATCGGCCGCGGAGGGCTGATCCACCCGATACCGGCGGGAGTCTACGAGGTGAATTCGCGGATGCGCTACGACCTGCGCAACGCCGTGATGAAGCACGCCTGCAACCTGGGCGGACTGCTTGCGGCTCAGATCGCCCACATGGCCAAGGTGAAGGCCTACATTGCCGATCCGCCGGTGGTGGACGAGATGGACGACACGGCGCGGATCACCGGCATGCCGATGTGCCCGCGCAAGTCGGTCTTCCACGCCCTGAACCAGAAGGCCATCGCGCGGCTGCACTGCAAGAAGACGGGCCGCACATACGAGGAGACGAACCTGATCGTGGCCCACATGGGCGGCGGCATCTCGGTGGCAGCTCACCGCCGGGGGCGGATCGTTGACGTCAACAATGCGCTGGACGGCGACGGACCCTTCGCCCCGGACCGTGCGGGGAGCATTCCGTCGAGCGACCTGATCAAGGTCTGCTTCTCGGGACAGTACACCCGCGAGGAGCTGTTGAAATACGTTTCGAGCAAGGGCGGACTGGTGGCCTATCTGGGGACAAACTCCGTCATTCAGGTGATGGAACGCATCGCACAGGGGGACCAGCGGGCCCGAAAGGTGCTGGACGCCATGTGCTACAACATCTCGAAGCAGATCGGTGCGATGGCCGCCGTGCTCGAAGGGCGTGTGGACGGCATTCTGCTCACGGGCGGCATCGCCTACAACGAGCCGGTCGTGGAGTATATCCGCCGCCACTGCTCGTTCATCGCCCCGGTGACGGTCTATCCCGGAGAGAATGAACTCGAGGCGCTGGTACAGAATGCGCTGGTGGTGCTGCGGGGGATCATCACCCCGAAAGTCTACGAATAG
- a CDS encoding phosphate acyltransferase — MIQHLTEIVEEARKRGKKRLAVAYGQDSHTLAAVYEAYKKGLVEPTLYGDKAVIEQVCSENNIDIKAFNIVNETNDVKCVQQAVAAVVAGNADVLMKGLVSTDKYMRGILNKDAGLFPPKGVLSHVSIIEMPCYHKLLIISDVAVIPLPDFKQKMKQIGYLAQTAKLLGIDCPKIACIAPSEQVLTSVVSSTDGAILAKMGDRGQLGNVIVDGPLSLDVALYKEVAEHKKVKGSSVAGDPDCLLFPNLESANVFFKSTTHLCGGELAAMVMGTNVPCVLTSRGDTSLTKLYSIALACLAVKK, encoded by the coding sequence ATGATTCAGCATCTTACCGAGATCGTCGAAGAGGCGAGAAAGAGGGGTAAAAAACGTCTTGCCGTAGCCTACGGCCAGGATTCGCACACGCTGGCAGCGGTCTACGAAGCCTACAAGAAGGGACTTGTCGAGCCGACGCTCTACGGCGACAAGGCCGTGATCGAGCAGGTCTGCTCGGAAAACAACATCGACATCAAGGCCTTCAACATCGTCAACGAAACCAATGACGTGAAGTGCGTGCAGCAGGCCGTCGCCGCCGTAGTGGCCGGCAATGCCGACGTACTGATGAAGGGTCTGGTCTCGACGGACAAATACATGCGCGGAATCCTGAACAAGGATGCCGGCCTCTTCCCGCCGAAGGGCGTGCTGAGCCACGTCTCGATCATCGAGATGCCGTGCTACCACAAGCTGCTCATCATCTCGGACGTGGCCGTCATTCCGCTGCCGGACTTCAAGCAGAAGATGAAGCAGATCGGCTACCTGGCCCAGACGGCCAAGCTGCTGGGCATCGACTGCCCGAAGATCGCCTGCATCGCCCCCTCGGAGCAGGTTCTCACGAGCGTGGTATCGTCGACCGACGGCGCCATTCTGGCCAAGATGGGCGACCGCGGCCAGTTGGGCAACGTGATTGTCGACGGCCCGCTGTCGCTGGACGTAGCCCTCTACAAGGAGGTTGCCGAGCACAAGAAGGTGAAGGGTTCGTCGGTGGCCGGCGATCCGGACTGCCTGCTCTTCCCGAACCTGGAGTCGGCCAACGTCTTCTTCAAGAGCACGACGCACCTGTGCGGCGGCGAGTTGGCCGCCATGGTCATGGGTACGAACGTACCGTGCGTGCTGACCTCGCGCGGCGATACGAGCCTCACGAAACTCTACTCGATCGCACTGGCTTGCCTGGCCGTGAAGAAATGA
- a CDS encoding lipopolysaccharide biosynthesis protein, whose product MSGELKEKVAQGVAWSMAEKIGSMLLTMAVRFVILRLLTREIMGFMAIPTAIVTVLLVIVDGGFSQGLIRRKDPSGTDYKSVFLFNMTVSLGCYVGMVATAPLLARWYDMPVIAEIAPVFYLLLPLTALCAVQNTIFIRQFRFALLSKVTFLSSLVGGLAAIGCALAGWGIWSLVIERVVSVGLRTGILWWLSDWRPRGSFSPQPLYEMSKFGCSLMATDLISNFYNKIPQFFLGSLYPAATLGSFDQAVKIKDMPAVTGVQAVQNVTFPAFSKIRDDLPKLTESYRQVVMIVAYVMFPVMLGLSAVSHDLFAVLLSEEWMPTVPYFEVVCLAGLFSPVAVISMNILKARSAGPLIVRLEILKKIVMTVIFAVTIPHSVMAVVWGLVAIAFCEMAINFWATRRFTQLTLGRFLRTLLPMALLSVVMWLAVRGVGMWIPDSAILRLLAGVTVGVALYVGLSALFRLEAFRLVCDLLKKQIVHKA is encoded by the coding sequence TTGTCCGGAGAACTCAAAGAGAAGGTCGCTCAGGGGGTCGCCTGGAGCATGGCCGAGAAGATCGGATCCATGCTTCTGACCATGGCCGTGCGCTTCGTGATCCTGCGTCTGCTGACGCGCGAGATCATGGGCTTCATGGCCATCCCCACGGCCATCGTCACCGTGCTTCTGGTCATCGTCGACGGCGGTTTCTCGCAGGGCCTCATCCGCCGCAAGGATCCTTCGGGAACGGACTACAAGTCGGTCTTTCTCTTCAACATGACCGTCTCGCTGGGCTGTTACGTGGGAATGGTGGCTACGGCGCCGCTGCTGGCCCGCTGGTACGACATGCCCGTCATCGCTGAGATTGCTCCGGTCTTCTACCTGCTGCTCCCGCTGACGGCCCTGTGTGCCGTGCAGAACACGATATTCATCCGGCAGTTCCGCTTCGCCCTGCTGTCGAAGGTCACCTTCCTCTCGTCACTTGTCGGCGGGCTGGCCGCCATCGGCTGCGCGCTGGCCGGGTGGGGAATCTGGAGTCTGGTCATCGAACGGGTCGTCTCGGTGGGGCTGCGCACGGGCATCCTCTGGTGGCTCAGTGACTGGCGCCCCCGCGGCAGCTTCTCCCCGCAGCCGCTGTATGAGATGTCGAAGTTCGGATGCAGCCTGATGGCCACCGACCTGATCTCGAACTTCTACAACAAGATCCCGCAGTTCTTCCTCGGATCGCTCTATCCGGCCGCTACGCTCGGCTCGTTCGATCAGGCCGTCAAGATCAAGGACATGCCCGCGGTGACGGGCGTCCAGGCCGTGCAGAATGTCACCTTCCCGGCCTTTTCGAAGATCCGCGACGACCTTCCGAAACTTACCGAAAGCTACCGCCAGGTGGTGATGATCGTCGCCTACGTCATGTTTCCCGTCATGCTGGGGCTCTCGGCCGTGTCCCACGACCTCTTCGCCGTGCTGCTGTCCGAAGAGTGGATGCCCACGGTCCCCTATTTCGAGGTGGTCTGTCTGGCCGGGTTGTTCTCGCCCGTGGCCGTCATCTCGATGAACATCCTCAAGGCTCGCAGCGCCGGCCCGCTCATCGTGCGGCTCGAAATCCTGAAAAAGATCGTTATGACGGTGATCTTTGCCGTGACGATCCCCCACAGTGTCATGGCTGTCGTCTGGGGACTGGTTGCCATCGCCTTCTGCGAAATGGCCATCAACTTCTGGGCCACGCGCCGCTTCACGCAGCTGACCCTCGGCCGCTTCCTCCGCACGCTGCTCCCCATGGCACTGCTCTCCGTCGTGATGTGGCTGGCCGTACGCGGCGTCGGAATGTGGATCCCCGACAGTGCCATACTGCGTCTGCTGGCCGGGGTGACGGTCGGCGTGGCGCTCTACGTCGGCCTCTCGGCCCTCTTCCGCCTCGAAGCCTTCCGTCTGGTCTGCGACCTCCTGAAAAAACAGATCGTCCACAAGGCGTAG
- the proB gene encoding glutamate 5-kinase, with product MIQEGKYRRIVVKVGSNVLTREDGRPDTTRISALVDQLARLHRAGIETILVSSGAVASGRSLLEPCTGRIDTVSARQLYSAVGQVRLMTRYYDLFHEYGIACGQVLTTRESLSTRRQYLNQRNCMEAMLTAGVIPIVNENDTISVTELMFTDNDELSGLVAAMMGADALLILSNVDGIYDGSPSDPASRIIRRVAPGEDLSPYIDATRSSRGRGGMTSKNRIASRVAGEGIEVVIANGRRDNILTELVLGDGEVICTRFEPSARPASGLKKWIASSEGFAKGTLRLDAGAVEAIRRSQAASILAVGVTQVEGDFERDDIVRILSPEGMPLGVGRIACDSATARRNLGRKGLRPLIHCDYLYLE from the coding sequence ATGATACAGGAAGGTAAATACCGCCGGATCGTCGTCAAGGTGGGCAGCAACGTGCTCACGCGCGAGGACGGCCGGCCCGACACGACACGCATTTCGGCGCTGGTCGACCAGCTGGCACGCCTCCACCGGGCGGGCATCGAGACGATACTCGTCTCGTCGGGGGCCGTAGCCTCGGGGCGCAGCCTGCTCGAACCGTGCACGGGACGCATCGACACGGTCTCGGCACGCCAGCTCTATTCGGCCGTGGGACAGGTGCGGCTGATGACGCGCTACTACGACCTGTTCCACGAATACGGCATTGCGTGCGGGCAGGTGCTCACCACCAGGGAGAGCCTCTCGACGCGGCGCCAGTACCTCAACCAGCGCAACTGCATGGAGGCGATGCTGACGGCCGGGGTGATCCCGATCGTCAACGAGAACGACACGATCTCCGTGACGGAGCTGATGTTCACCGACAACGACGAACTTTCGGGGCTCGTGGCGGCGATGATGGGGGCCGATGCGCTGCTGATTCTGAGCAACGTCGACGGCATCTACGACGGTTCGCCGTCGGATCCCGCCTCGCGCATCATCCGGCGCGTGGCTCCGGGCGAGGACCTCTCGCCCTATATCGACGCGACGCGTTCGTCGCGCGGGCGCGGGGGCATGACCTCGAAGAACCGCATCGCCAGCCGCGTGGCGGGCGAAGGGATCGAGGTGGTGATCGCCAACGGCCGCCGCGACAACATCCTGACGGAGCTCGTTCTGGGCGACGGCGAGGTGATCTGCACGCGTTTCGAACCCTCCGCCCGCCCGGCCTCGGGGCTCAAGAAGTGGATCGCCAGCAGCGAAGGCTTCGCCAAGGGGACGCTGCGGCTCGATGCCGGAGCGGTCGAGGCCATCCGGCGGAGCCAGGCGGCGAGCATCCTGGCCGTGGGGGTCACGCAGGTCGAGGGCGACTTCGAGCGCGACGACATCGTGCGGATCCTCTCGCCCGAAGGGATGCCGCTGGGCGTGGGACGCATCGCGTGCGACAGCGCCACGGCCCGCCGCAACCTGGGCCGCAAGGGGCTCCGCCCGCTGATTCATTGTGATTACCTCTATCTGGAATAG
- a CDS encoding response regulator transcription factor, producing MSHRILLVDDEVDILEFVRYNLVREGYEVFTAQNGAEALKVAAECHPHLILLDMMMPVMDGAQTCRAIRTNPELKDTMVVFLSALGEEEQQLTGFGVGADDYLTKPIKMKLLVSRVQAILKRIDAGTPPEKRPSAGITVDRERYMVIRDGEEISLPRKEFALLDLLYSSPGKLIPREEIYAKIWGTEVVVGDRTIDVHIRKLRQKIGDERIVTVKGVGYKYEP from the coding sequence ATGAGCCATCGCATCCTGCTGGTGGACGACGAGGTGGACATCCTCGAATTCGTCCGATACAACCTCGTCCGCGAGGGTTACGAGGTCTTCACGGCGCAGAACGGCGCCGAGGCGCTGAAGGTTGCCGCCGAGTGCCATCCGCATCTGATCCTGCTGGACATGATGATGCCCGTGATGGACGGTGCGCAGACCTGCCGGGCGATCCGCACCAACCCCGAACTGAAGGATACGATGGTGGTTTTCCTCTCGGCGCTGGGCGAGGAGGAGCAGCAGCTGACGGGCTTCGGCGTGGGGGCCGACGACTACCTGACCAAACCGATCAAGATGAAGCTGCTGGTGAGCCGCGTGCAGGCGATCCTCAAGCGCATCGACGCCGGCACGCCTCCCGAGAAGCGGCCTTCGGCGGGGATTACGGTCGACCGCGAACGCTACATGGTGATCCGCGACGGCGAGGAGATCAGCCTTCCGCGCAAGGAGTTCGCGTTGCTCGATTTGCTCTACTCGTCGCCGGGCAAGCTGATTCCGCGCGAGGAGATCTACGCCAAGATCTGGGGTACGGAGGTGGTCGTGGGCGACCGCACGATCGACGTCCACATCCGCAAGCTGCGCCAGAAGATCGGCGACGAACGCATCGTCACGGTCAAGGGCGTCGGCTACAAGTACGAGCCCTGA
- a CDS encoding acetate/propionate family kinase → MVILVLNCGSSSIKYQVIDMTDASGKLLAKGLVERIGLPEGDLTHKPVGKTPFELHQPIPDHTTGIKLVLEALTDPSHGVIASLDEVKAVGHRVAHGGEYFPASCLVTEDVKAKIQSLCQIAPLHNPASLEGINAVEKVLPGIRQVTVFDTSFHQTIPAVNYMFALPYEYYEKYRVRKYGFHGTSHKYVARVGAELAGLDFAHSKIITCHIGNGASITAVLDGKSYDTSMGFSPLDGLVMGTRCGQVDASAITFIGEKEGMSYAELDTMMNKKSGVLGLTGISSDMRDIDRAYDEGNERAILARDMYYLRIKKFVGQYAAEMGGVDLIVFTGGVGENSSEMREAVCTGLEFMGVEFDPEANRGARGVNKLLSKADSKVKVAVIATDEELMIATDTYNLVK, encoded by the coding sequence ATGGTAATTCTCGTATTGAACTGCGGTTCGTCGTCGATCAAATACCAGGTGATCGACATGACGGACGCATCGGGCAAACTGCTCGCCAAAGGACTCGTGGAACGCATCGGCCTTCCGGAGGGAGACCTCACGCACAAACCCGTGGGGAAGACGCCCTTCGAACTCCACCAGCCGATTCCCGACCATACGACCGGCATCAAACTGGTGCTCGAGGCACTGACCGACCCCTCGCACGGCGTCATCGCGTCGCTCGACGAGGTGAAGGCCGTCGGCCACCGCGTGGCCCATGGCGGCGAATACTTCCCGGCCAGCTGCCTGGTCACGGAGGATGTCAAGGCCAAGATCCAGTCGCTGTGCCAGATCGCACCGCTGCACAACCCGGCCAGCCTCGAGGGAATCAACGCCGTGGAGAAGGTGCTTCCGGGCATCAGACAGGTGACGGTCTTCGACACGTCGTTCCACCAGACGATCCCGGCCGTGAACTACATGTTCGCCCTGCCCTACGAATACTATGAGAAATATCGCGTGCGCAAGTACGGCTTCCACGGAACGAGCCACAAGTACGTGGCACGGGTCGGCGCCGAACTGGCCGGTCTGGACTTCGCACATTCGAAGATCATCACCTGCCACATCGGCAACGGCGCCTCGATCACGGCCGTGCTCGACGGCAAGTCGTACGACACGTCGATGGGCTTCTCGCCGCTCGACGGTCTGGTCATGGGCACGCGCTGCGGCCAGGTTGACGCCAGCGCCATCACCTTCATCGGCGAAAAGGAGGGGATGAGCTACGCCGAACTCGACACGATGATGAACAAGAAGTCGGGCGTGCTGGGTCTGACGGGCATCTCGAGCGACATGCGCGACATCGACCGCGCCTACGACGAGGGCAACGAACGGGCCATCCTGGCGCGCGACATGTACTACCTGCGCATCAAGAAGTTCGTCGGGCAGTATGCGGCCGAGATGGGCGGCGTGGATCTGATCGTCTTCACGGGCGGTGTGGGCGAGAACTCGAGCGAGATGCGCGAGGCGGTCTGCACGGGTCTGGAGTTCATGGGCGTGGAGTTCGACCCGGAGGCCAACCGCGGCGCCCGGGGCGTGAACAAGCTGCTCTCGAAGGCCGACTCGAAGGTGAAGGTGGCCGTGATTGCCACCGACGAGGAGCTGATGATCGCCACGGACACCTACAACCTGGTCAAATAG
- a CDS encoding glutamate-5-semialdehyde dehydrogenase yields MQTDYQPLFEAARQAGAALPDIPAERLSEAVRTAAEALRRHLEEILAANAEDLAAMDPASPLCDRLRLTPERLETMAADMESVAGLPSPQGETLAAWKRPNGMTIRKVRVPFGVVGMICEARPNVTTDIFSLCLKTGNACVLKGGSDARRSNEAIARVLHEALRRSGIDEASFTLLPSDHAAVGALLHAVGYVDVVIPRGGAGLIRFVREEARVPVIETGAGIVHTYFDAAGDVEKGRRVICNAKTRRVSVCNALDCLLVHRSRLDDLPALCAPLAERHVTLYADTASLAALEGHYPAELLQQATEASYGTEFLDYKLAIRSVASLDEALAHIARYTSHHSESIVTEDASAAERFTRRVDAACLYVNLPTSFTDGGQFGFGAEVGISTQKLHARGPMGLPELTTYKYIVTGDGQIRQP; encoded by the coding sequence ATGCAGACCGATTACCAACCCCTTTTCGAGGCGGCCCGGCAAGCCGGCGCCGCCCTGCCTGACATCCCGGCCGAACGCCTCTCGGAGGCGGTCCGCACGGCGGCCGAAGCGCTGCGCCGCCACCTGGAGGAGATCCTCGCGGCCAACGCCGAGGATCTGGCCGCCATGGACCCCGCGTCGCCGCTGTGCGACCGGCTGCGGCTCACGCCCGAGCGGCTCGAGACGATGGCCGCAGACATGGAGTCCGTTGCCGGGCTTCCCTCGCCGCAGGGCGAGACGCTGGCCGCCTGGAAGCGCCCCAACGGCATGACGATCCGCAAGGTGCGCGTGCCGTTCGGCGTCGTGGGGATGATCTGCGAGGCGCGGCCCAACGTCACGACGGACATCTTCTCGCTCTGCCTGAAGACGGGCAACGCCTGCGTGCTGAAGGGCGGCAGCGACGCCCGCCGCTCGAACGAGGCCATTGCCCGCGTGCTGCACGAAGCGCTCCGCCGGTCGGGGATCGACGAAGCGTCGTTCACGCTGCTGCCTTCGGACCACGCCGCCGTGGGGGCGCTGCTCCACGCCGTGGGCTACGTCGACGTGGTGATTCCGCGCGGCGGTGCGGGACTGATCCGCTTCGTGCGCGAAGAGGCCCGCGTACCGGTGATCGAGACCGGTGCGGGGATCGTCCACACCTACTTCGATGCGGCGGGCGATGTCGAAAAGGGGCGCCGCGTGATCTGCAACGCCAAGACACGCCGCGTGAGCGTCTGCAACGCCCTGGACTGCCTTCTCGTCCACCGCTCGCGGCTCGACGACCTGCCGGCGCTCTGCGCCCCGCTGGCCGAACGCCACGTCACGCTCTACGCCGACACCGCATCGCTCGCGGCCCTCGAAGGGCACTACCCTGCCGAGCTGCTCCAACAGGCCACCGAAGCGAGCTACGGCACAGAGTTTCTCGACTACAAGCTGGCCATCCGGAGCGTTGCGTCGCTCGACGAGGCGCTCGCACACATCGCCCGCTACACGTCGCACCACAGCGAGTCGATCGTAACCGAGGATGCGTCGGCGGCCGAACGCTTCACGCGCCGCGTCGATGCGGCGTGCCTCTACGTGAACCTGCCGACGTCGTTCACCGACGGCGGACAGTTCGGCTTCGGGGCCGAGGTCGGTATCTCGACCCAGAAGCTCCACGCCCGGGGTCCGATGGGACTTCCCGAACTGACCACCTACAAATACATCGTCACGGGCGACGGCCAGATCCGGCAACCGTAG
- the crcB gene encoding fluoride efflux transporter CrcB, whose protein sequence is MIRELFCVGLGGAIGCMARHALSTWMLGGHLLFGFPLGTFTVNAVGSLVIGFLLQALDSSTWGWLLVTGLCGGFTTFSTFSADTVRLLRAGDYAPAVCYVVLSIAVCLLFTALGMLLGSQTRTA, encoded by the coding sequence ATGATTCGTGAACTCTTCTGCGTGGGACTGGGCGGCGCCATCGGCTGTATGGCCCGTCATGCGCTTTCGACATGGATGCTCGGCGGCCATCTGTTGTTCGGTTTTCCGCTGGGGACCTTCACGGTCAATGCCGTAGGATCGCTCGTGATCGGCTTCCTGCTCCAGGCACTCGACTCCTCGACGTGGGGATGGCTGCTGGTGACGGGGCTCTGCGGAGGCTTCACGACCTTCTCGACCTTTTCGGCCGATACGGTGCGGCTGCTCAGGGCCGGCGACTACGCCCCGGCGGTCTGCTATGTGGTGCTGAGCATCGCGGTCTGCCTGCTCTTTACGGCGCTGGGCATGCTCCTCGGCTCGCAGACCCGCACGGCGTGA
- a CDS encoding DUF349 domain-containing protein produces MATEKSTLPAPEEQVSPVAEDAKTSPVATPESAEPETPTEASTPAESVTAPMPETPQEPVGAAPEEVAPEEVARPKRARIKPAAEPVVEFDDETAPADVRVDFADEEAALAAHDAGLELEGETAEEAEADQLAEEQKSSPEEKFAGKSKEELVGLFARMLEEQPVQSIRRDVEALKIAFYRLRRAEVEAARRRFLEGGGAEEDFAPAVDGAEVQLKELFKEYRRRRDIFIANLEAEKEANLKVKQQIIEELKELVNSDETLNHTFNKFRELQQRWRETGPVPQQYIKDLWETYNLHVENFYNFIKINKELRDLDLKKNYEQKVALCEQAEALLLEPSVVEAFHKLQKLHDQWRETGPVANEYKETLWERFKAASSRINKLHQEHFEALKAEQVKNLELKTGLCEATEELASQPLTTRKEWNRASDKLLEIQKTWKTIGFAPKKDNNRIYERFRTACDKFFEAKRQFYAGLKTEMEHNLQLKNEICEAAESLVNSEEWKKTTDELIALQARWKQIGAVSRRHSEAVWKRFRAACDKFFERKAAHFASVDGEYEENLRRKQALLDEMAAADVRTGGYEVIRDFQRRWSEIGFVPIKQKDAIQKRYKAAVDELFNALRGSERDRSMGRFREKISSMKGSGDRRLRTERDRLYNKVRQLEQEIALLENNIGFFAKSKNAESLIADVRAKIERARQEMAATVEKVRMIDRQEADADKDPNA; encoded by the coding sequence ATGGCTACTGAAAAATCGACACTTCCTGCTCCCGAGGAGCAAGTCAGCCCCGTGGCTGAAGATGCGAAAACGAGTCCCGTGGCGACTCCCGAATCCGCTGAACCCGAAACTCCGACCGAGGCGTCGACCCCGGCTGAATCCGTGACGGCCCCGATGCCGGAGACCCCGCAGGAGCCCGTCGGTGCCGCTCCGGAAGAGGTAGCCCCGGAAGAGGTGGCACGCCCCAAACGCGCCCGGATCAAACCCGCTGCGGAACCCGTCGTCGAATTCGATGACGAGACGGCTCCCGCTGACGTGCGGGTCGATTTCGCCGACGAGGAGGCCGCTCTGGCCGCCCACGACGCCGGACTCGAACTCGAGGGCGAAACCGCCGAGGAGGCCGAAGCCGATCAGCTGGCCGAAGAGCAGAAAAGCTCGCCCGAGGAGAAGTTCGCCGGCAAGAGCAAGGAGGAGCTCGTGGGACTCTTCGCCCGCATGCTCGAAGAGCAGCCCGTACAGTCGATCCGCCGCGATGTCGAGGCGCTGAAGATCGCCTTCTACCGCCTGCGCCGCGCCGAGGTCGAGGCGGCACGCCGCCGCTTCCTCGAGGGGGGCGGTGCCGAGGAGGATTTCGCCCCTGCCGTCGACGGCGCCGAGGTGCAGCTCAAGGAGCTCTTCAAGGAGTACCGCCGCCGCCGCGACATCTTCATCGCCAACCTCGAGGCCGAAAAGGAGGCCAATCTCAAGGTCAAGCAGCAGATCATCGAGGAGCTCAAGGAGCTCGTAAACTCCGATGAGACGCTCAACCATACCTTCAACAAGTTCCGCGAACTGCAGCAGCGCTGGCGCGAAACGGGACCCGTTCCCCAGCAGTACATCAAGGATCTCTGGGAGACCTACAACCTCCATGTCGAGAACTTCTATAACTTCATCAAGATCAACAAGGAACTGCGCGACCTGGATCTGAAGAAAAACTACGAACAGAAGGTCGCCCTCTGCGAACAGGCCGAGGCCCTGCTGCTCGAACCTTCGGTGGTCGAGGCCTTCCACAAGCTGCAGAAGCTCCACGATCAGTGGCGCGAGACGGGTCCCGTGGCCAACGAGTACAAGGAGACGCTCTGGGAGCGTTTCAAGGCCGCTTCGAGCCGCATCAACAAACTGCATCAGGAGCACTTCGAGGCCCTGAAGGCCGAACAGGTCAAGAATCTCGAACTCAAGACCGGCCTCTGCGAGGCAACCGAGGAGCTCGCCTCGCAGCCGCTCACTACCCGCAAGGAGTGGAACCGTGCCAGCGACAAACTGCTCGAGATCCAGAAGACCTGGAAGACCATCGGTTTCGCCCCCAAGAAGGACAACAACCGTATCTACGAACGTTTCCGCACGGCCTGCGACAAGTTCTTCGAGGCCAAGCGCCAGTTCTACGCCGGCCTGAAGACCGAGATGGAGCACAACCTGCAGCTCAAGAACGAGATCTGCGAGGCTGCCGAATCACTGGTGAACAGCGAGGAGTGGAAGAAGACCACTGACGAACTGATCGCCCTGCAGGCCCGCTGGAAACAGATCGGCGCCGTCTCGCGCCGCCACTCCGAGGCCGTCTGGAAACGCTTCCGCGCCGCCTGCGACAAGTTCTTCGAGCGCAAGGCCGCCCACTTCGCCTCGGTCGACGGCGAGTATGAGGAGAACCTGCGCCGCAAGCAGGCCCTGCTCGACGAAATGGCCGCGGCCGACGTCCGCACGGGCGGCTACGAGGTGATCCGCGACTTCCAGCGCCGCTGGAGCGAGATCGGATTCGTGCCCATCAAGCAGAAGGATGCCATTCAGAAGCGATACAAGGCCGCCGTCGACGAACTCTTCAACGCCCTGCGCGGTTCGGAACGCGACCGCTCGATGGGCCGCTTCCGCGAGAAGATCTCCTCGATGAAGGGCTCCGGCGACCGCCGCCTGCGCACGGAACGCGACCGTCTCTACAACAAGGTGCGTCAGTTGGAGCAGGAGATCGCCCTGCTGGAGAACAACATCGGATTCTTCGCCAAATCGAAAAACGCCGAGTCGCTCATCGCCGACGTGCGCGCCAAGATCGAACGGGCCCGCCAGGAGATGGCCGCAACCGTCGAGAAGGTCCGCATGATCGACCGCCAGGAGGCCGACGCAGACAAGGACCCGAACGCCTGA